The window ATTTTAAATTGAACTTTATGCATGGACGATTTTATACGTATAAGCCAACATCATCATCTTCCAAACTCCGACCCCCATCCATTAGTTGCATCGGTTACTCTCCCTTTTCCATACAAGTATGTGGTTAAGGATCGCCACTTTTCTTTAAATCTAATTAGTGAAGCTCTAAtcatttaaactgtttttaataaCTTCATCActaaacattttgtaataaaagTGTATTTATTTTGGCATTTTTACAAAATCTAGAATAGTTAACACATATCAAAAGTTGGATTATTCTTTTAGTTTTTGTAGTTTATTGATGTGTTTGAATCATTTTACAGAACTactatatattattaataaattaatactaTTTTCACATATTCCCTATAAATATTATGTCTTCCTTACCTCATCAAGTCAAATTATAGCGACTCTCTGTTCATATCACCTCAAAAAATACTCAAAACCATGCAAGAACACACTACAAATTCTTTTGATTCGGATTCATACAACAATAACTTTCCTTTTTCATTACCTAATTTCAGTTTAACAGGTGGAAATTCGAACACCTTTGATTCAACCTTCCCAAAtcattcatcttcatcttcatcatcatcggcCCCTGTTTTTCATGAACATTTAGGTTCTTCAGTTTATCTCAAACAGAGGGATCGATTCTTCAAATTCTCTGAAGATTTGGATCAAGCAACCCAAACTACAACAAACCCAGATGGATTTCATCAGCATTTTAGCAAAGCACAGAAAAATAACAAGTCCTACAGAGGCGTGAGGCAGAGGCATTCGGGAAAATGGGTGGCAGAAATCCGATTGCCGCATAACAGAATGAGGGTGTGGTTAGGGACTTATGAAACGCCCGAGATAGCGGCGTATGCTTATGATCAAGCTGCTTATAAACTTCGTGGCGAACATGCTCGTTTGAATTTTAAAGATCCGAGTATGGTGAGGTTTATCGGAGATTTGCAGAGGCTGAATGCTTTGAAGATTGCAGTTGAAAACAAAATTTGTCAGAAGGTGAAAACCGAAAAAAGCAAACAGCTGGAGGTGAGAGGGAGTGGTCCTGCGGTGGCTTCTGGTGGTGATGATGAGAATTTTGGTGGTGGTCATATGGTGTTGTCCGAAGATGAACTTTCAGGTGAGTTACAGACGTTTTCCGACATGGATGAGATGGTGGATGATTGTTCATTGGCTATGATGCCTTCTTATGATCTGGATTTGATATGGGAAATACTTGCTAGCTAAATATTTGGACAttaatttgggttaaaaatgaaCAAGTGTAGATAAAGAAGGAGATTCTAATTATATTATATTTCAAATATGACAAAGTTTGTATGATTATATTGTcgtaaaatgttatattttttatttgatcaagTATTTGTACGTATGATGAAATTGTCAATAAATGCTATAATGTTGTGTTTATTTCAAATTTGATCATGTATAAGTTTCCACCATGAAATCTTGATAAAATGAGATGATATTTTAAATTTGATCAAGTAACAAGTTTGGACTATGAAATTGTCATAAAATGAAGCTCTACATGTCTCCTATTTAAACATGCTTATCTCAAAACGTAATGATTACGTATCTAATATAGTTGGTGCTAATGATTTTGCATGCATAAAACAACATGGTTTTGAACGAACTATTTTGAGAATCTAATTGAATTTAATTCTATTTTAAGCCGATCAAACACGTTTTGAATGAGTTGAGTCAAGAATGTAATTGGATTTTATTCTATATTTTAAGTCGATCAAACACGTTTTGAATGAGTGTCTTAAGAATGTAATTGGATTTTATTCTATTTTAAGACACCGAAACACGTTTTGAACAAGTATTTTAAGAATATGTTTAAATTTCATTCTACTTATAAATCGATTTGAaacataaaatattataattCTTTTGATACATTTTATTTCTTTTAAACGATTTAGCAAACATCAATTCCCTTAAGCATTACTAGATTTGACATCATAACAAACCCGTAAAAGATCATTTATTATCCGAAAGTTACATGTTTAATGGGGGAGGAAACAAGAATTCAATTATATATACAAAGATGTGGACAATCAAAGAGCTTAGATAGAGGAAAGTATTGTCTATTAtcgattttttttcaataaaaaagtTACAAAATATGTACTCTATTAGCTTTATTTGTGGAACATATTGTTGAGAAATCCATTGGTTGCACTAAAAATGAATGCTATGAGCAAAATTGTATTAAACACGTGTTAGTATTTTAAATGAATAACTGTTGCTTTAAGCCATATAGCTGTACTCTTATGTCATAATAGCTGTACTTTTAAACATTAATCAAACTTAAAACTAATAAAAGGCAAATAATTGGTCCATTCTAAATGTGGGGACTGGGGATGCATGACAAGCGACGACTTAAGACAATAAGTTATGCCGTAGTAATTATCATAATACCTTTATGTATATGAATTACTTACACAAACAATCGTATATACAATTTTTTTCGGAAATTCAACATGAAAACTCATATTTCTCCTCCTTTCAATTCACTCAATCAATccattcagttttttttttttttttaaataaatacaaaCTAAATCAAAAAACAAGCCTAAttcaaaaaatattaaaaatatatataactgattcaaaaactaattaaatacatataaacatattttgATACTTAAGTTATAAATATTTAAGTGGGTTGTTGCCTTGGATGAATTTTTTATAGTGTACTTTCTTGTTTCATCAATTTTGTGATCCTGCCAGTGTACTTTCGTTTCCAAAGGCAGAATCATGCAATGCATTATACCTTCCCACCCCCACCccccttttattttattttttacaatTTATAATCTAATCCTAAATTACAGAAATTTTAGAGAGAATACATATATTTTTAACTCTTATAACGCTAGGCTTAAACGCTTTGGTACTTTACCTGTCTATAACTTCACAATTTATTGTTGATAAGATATAGTGAATAAACCATATAGTACTATACTTCAACTTTAAGAAAGAGACATAGAGGAAAATCAACTGGGTTACAAATAGCACATCATAAATTAATATAAGGCGCAATAGCATGATCAAAATTTAAAGTATTTGATATGGGTGGGCAACGGTTTGGTTCATGGGGTTTTAGGTTTgtttggttttgatttttttggtCCACTTTAAAAACCAAACCAAACTGAAAACCAAATTTCAGTTTGAAAGCCAAAACAACCTATTAataatgttaaaagttaaagagtaaattacacaaatggtccttatggtttggtgtaatttgcacgtttggtccctaacttttttttaactcggaaggtccttaatatttgtttttgttacgcgtttggtctctgtcttacctaaaaaatatatttttcccTTGCTTTTTTCAATTATTTAATCAAACACACTCCCAACCTCACCCCCTCACTTTACCTTGTTACCACACCATTTtcccctatttaaataatagtatttttaggtaacaTAGGGACTAATTGTAGGGACCTTCCGCGTGTAGTAataacaaatagtagggaccttccgagttaaaaaaataagttagggatcaaacgtgcaaattacccaagaccatagggactattcgtgtaatttactcaaagttaaataaaaagtttcgatttttaaatataaaatccaAAGTTTCATATATAAAAATCCAAAGTTTCAGGAAAtagagataataataataaaaaaaaggttaaaaatgATGTCTCTTTgtaaaatttatattatatatattgatAACCATGCTATGCATATTCTAACTGGATTACCACAACATCCAATAGTTATTAAGACTCTAACTAACTTTATTTGACGCTATTTATATCCCATAACATTCATGTCTTAACCAACTAATAACTTATATGGGTGAAAAAGTGTACATATAAAGACATTCatggttgaaaaaaaaaatcttaactaGTCCACAATTAATCCTTAGACGGTACACGTGCAATTAGGCAGCGTCTATAAATTAATCCACGCCTAAACATTTAGTGAAGTTGTCGAAGCCAATGAATTTTTTACATTTTAAGAATTCTATCTCAATAAAACTATTGAGGAAGTACTGTTGTTGTGTTAGCCATATTAACTTATTTTGTTACGATATTAATCATATTTatctatttttttataatatgaataatattattttttaaagctTAACTAATTTACAATTTAAGATCACCAACAAATACACAACGAGACCGACTAATCTCTAGTCGCCAGTAAACCGACGTAATGCCGCCTATTGGTTGGTACAACTGTGAAAACATCAAACACGCACTTAACACTTAATTCCATAGTTTATGGTTATATCTAATTGACCTAATCCAATCGCAATCAAACAAGAATTCTAATCTAAATCTAACACTTTTATCATTGATTTAATTCCTTCAAATGTGATTCCAACTTCAACAATAGCATTGAGAGGCATGAATCCAACAAAGATGTTTATGAGCTCAAATAATTTATTCCACCTTTTCGAAACTTCAAACCCATTACAAATCTATATACCATActttcatttgattaaattaaaaCATTCTTATGAATCAAACTCATATAGAACCATTACATTCCATTCTAGTGGTATCACACCATTGGAATCCTAGTTACGATCATATACATTTATATATTAGAATCACAATACAAGCAATAACATACCAAAAATAATCACACAAACTCTAACTCTAGAATCATGAATTACTTTTAAAATCATTATATTAAGCTTATGTACAACTTATCAATGATAGTGtacaatttcatcatcaattgAGGTTCCAAATCATTAATTTCATTACTAGTGATGGACTTCATGGAGAAGTGATGATAAAATGGTGATTTGCAACTAATTTGTACTTGAAATTGTCATAAAATGAAGTACGGAATGTTTCCAGTATCATTTAAAATTTGAACACATTCAGTTATAGAGGAGAAGTTGAAATAGTCCATGGAACTATTTCTCATGTCACATTTTTGGtactttacttttttttttctcattttattCATTGAACTCTTGTTTTATTCTAATTTCATCTTTCCGACAACATCCCTTCCCAAGATGACATGACCTTTTTGAATAATATAGCATATCATGTGGGTACTACGtgacaaattttcaaaaatacattttttttgtgcttatatttatagtcattgtTTATCATCCCAACAATGGATAATCACAATAATTGTCCTagattcataatttttttttcgaaTTTTCACATCAATTATGTAAATTGCTATCATTTTCACACCAAATGTATATATGAACTCTTTTCATTTATaataaagtataatgctatattttttatactttgttgctaaaGTACAATGGTATTATTAACCATTTTTTCACACTAGTGCTAGTAAGTCACTTGTTATACAAAGTACACCTTACATAACTCAACAAGACTAGTAAGTCACTTGTTATATACACTTTCACAACTGTATTCTATATAAAAATACAACATTTGTGAATTAGGGTCAGAAAACAGTTAACatcaaaaaaacatcaaaaaactTTTACATTAAAATGTAAGCTTTTAGCGGTATAACAAATGGTTAACATAAAAACTTGTTAAGTCAACAATGTTATTAAGACACACAATTCTATTAAGTCACTTGCTATATAAACTTCCAAGTTTGTGTTCCATATAATTAAAATGACGACATTTATATTAAGTGTGATATTAAGAAACtagttatataaaatttcatGTTTGTATTCAATGTTATCAAAATGAATACATTTGTAAATATGTCATACCAATTGGGTATGGTAAACATCAAAAGCTTATACATTAAAAAAAGTTATTTGaagtatatataatttttaatataccAAAAAACCTTTCACACCTTCTGACATTCTACCCAAAAAGAAATCTTTTGGTTGTATTAAACAAACCCCTCTTCCAAAAACACCTACAATACTACATCCTCACCTTCAGAAACACATATACCTCTTCATAAACATGCACACCTTCCACATAATTAACATCTTCCTACACTGTCACCTTTCCTTAATGAGCGCCCATATTTGCTTTTTGAACTTTTTGAACTTCTACCTCATCCACCTTTACTAAAGTCCTAACATTTGGCTCATTAGGGGTGGGAATTATTTGGTTGTATACGACATATTTTACTTCTACAAGTCATACCTCCTCATGATCAATAATCATACCAATCCTACCCTCATTTCTTAAAACATGATTTTTGAACTCCATAAATTATGGAGTGAACATTACCAACCTCAACACTTTTCCAATGGCATCTTTAGAATACACTAATATACATTTTGGATTTGGCCTCGGGCAACATAAAAAATATGTGTAATAAGTTCTAAGGAGATTATCACTAAGAAAATCTCTTTAGTGTGCATATCTACTTGGCCATTCAAGTAACCTAACAGGTTTTGAACCACATGAGCATTCTTGGTGATCCTGTAAGCAACAAGCAACCTCATTAAAGGTATTTCCATTAAGAGTATGGTTTTTGAACATGTCATTCAATATTATTTAACAAAAATGCACCTTAATCATTGTTCTTGAAGGTTGATTGAAGACAATCAACATGATCAAGATTGTATCATGTTAAATCCTTTGATCGGCCTTTCAGGACCAAAATGGAACAGAGTATACAGTTAAACGGTTCTAAGGGCATCCACAATGCATTAAACTTACCAGAGTTTAATAGATTGACACATCATCATTTTACTTACTATACAACTCTATATTAATTTTTCTACAATGTTTTGAACTCAATAGAGTTCAacgaaatatatatttaatagttaaaatgtttcttttttcccattgaagagttcaaagaCTATTGAACTTCATATCCATTGAATAACAACATGACGTCCTGCAATGGTATAGTTTAATCCATTAAATGTCAATTACGCATGTCACTTCATTCAACTCTACTATTGAACTATGCATTATGGATGCTCTAAGGGATCCTGGGAAGATGTAAGACACATATCATTGTCATCATATCGTTAAAAAGGTGAAAAGAAAGTTACATATATCTTGTAACCGATAAACCGATTGTAGTTTATTACAAGGACTATTTagtgacaaaaaaaatatttcaatGACTAAAATGAAACAAAAAAAGACCAAAATAGGACATTACaatatgtaacaacccgatatttcaagtcaatgcaaTTACCTAAACTCaactattgtaacatattttgagatgataataaAAATAGCAACAAAATGAAATGTTTAAAAATCTCAATGTGAATGTACTAAGTGAttgatatcgtaacaaggttttcaaaaatataaataacactaaaatccgagttataacgaagaagttatgaccaatcgaagatccgcgacaaaacacTGTTAGACATAAaacgtgaaatttcaataaaatactttttagcgtTAGGTatgtaaatgaaagtcgtagatatcgttAAAccgtaaaaaaacataaaaagaacatccaaatctgacttcgtatgaggaagttatgatttttcgaagtttcagatatagcagtagacagctaaaaactcggaatagagatcgagcgactttcaGCCGATGCAACCTGAACGAGAACTGAAGATCTCGGCAATCGtagttcaatggtaaaaagacagatgaaaaagGTTAACGAATAAAGAAGTGATGAATTTCTAATGGAgtttttcctatcccggcctactaaaaataaaataataaaagttaatgtcaaaattagccgacgaagtctaaacgagagttgtagagtatattctcacctacgcgtgggtataa of the Lactuca sativa cultivar Salinas chromosome 6, Lsat_Salinas_v11, whole genome shotgun sequence genome contains:
- the LOC111890847 gene encoding ethylene-responsive transcription factor ERF061, whose protein sequence is MQEHTTNSFDSDSYNNNFPFSLPNFSLTGGNSNTFDSTFPNHSSSSSSSSAPVFHEHLGSSVYLKQRDRFFKFSEDLDQATQTTTNPDGFHQHFSKAQKNNKSYRGVRQRHSGKWVAEIRLPHNRMRVWLGTYETPEIAAYAYDQAAYKLRGEHARLNFKDPSMVRFIGDLQRLNALKIAVENKICQKVKTEKSKQLEVRGSGPAVASGGDDENFGGGHMVLSEDELSGELQTFSDMDEMVDDCSLAMMPSYDLDLIWEILAS